GATCAAAGCTGTTCAGTTTGTCGagataatcaataatcaataatcaatagtTCAGCAGACGATAACGGACAAACAGGATACTCACGTCTGTGTTGTCACAGCCCACCATCTCTCCATAAGACACCTGCAAACATGAACAGAACTGTTCACCTGGTTGTATTTGACAGAACATGAAAGAACTCGGCCTGTGTTCCACACTGAACGCTGTTCTCTGATCAGCGCCTGCAGCTCTCACCTGGTTACAGATGCAGTATCGGGGCTCGTTGGGGTCGTAGGTCCAGTCCACCTGGCTGTTGGCCTCGACCTCGGGCAGCGCCGAGGCCTGCTGGGAGAGCTCCTGAGCCAGCGCCGACGACGAAGAGCACGacgacagagaggaagaggaggacgacgaAGACGACTGGTGGTTGGAAGACTTGATGCCGCTTctggaaaaacaggaggaagagaaggtaACGAACCAGTTTCACGTGTGTGAACTGTTCCAGGACCAGTCAATGTGAGCGCTCGTGCGTATGTCTGTCTTACTTGGACTTGCGCCCCCTGGTGTCAGAGGCGGTGGTGGGGGTGAGGGTCTGGGTGAGGGTGGAGGCCAGAGCGGAGGAGGAGTATCCGGTGTTGTCCCGGGACAGGGCGAACTCTCGGCCCAGCTGGAAGTCATTGTTCTTGATGGCCTCGTAGCTCGCCTTGAGACTGGACGTCCTGCGGCCCTCCTTCATCTGGACACGGGGACAAAGACAGCGAGACTTCAGAGTCCTGCGCAGCTTCAGGGCTGTGACAGTGTTGGACAGCTCAGCTGGACGTGGGTCACAGGGACGAAATCTGACGTCACGTGTGTCAAATCGgcatcaataaagtttttcatAAAATCCCCTGAGAACGTGTGATGTGAGAATAATCATGCAGTTTCAGGCTTTTGGTTCTTTTGCTCTTAAACTAACCTGAACTTTGACAACATGGCTGCTAACGTCCAGTCAGAGACGTTAGAGGAGAATCTACAGCAGCtcaacaaaaccaaagacagCTTCAACACGTGACTGTTAATGttacgatgatgatgatgacgatgatgacatTCATATCACAACACTGCCCTCCTCTACGTGTTAACATAGCTCAGTTTAGTGGAGACTACACACTAACATTTATTCTAATTATCCATTAATCTGACGATTGTAGTTCAACATCATAAAAGACGAAGGACACGAGCAGACGTTCATTCTGAGAAGTTTTGGCCTCATGAAATCATCTTTCAGTGATTAAGTTGTAGGTGAGACGAACAAGTTTTTTCAAAtctgttcattcatttgttaatttatGATTTCAggtcttgtttttcctttgaaacCACACTGAGAAACTGTCCATCTCAGCTGATCAGAGACAAGGCTGACGTCTTCATCTGTTCTTTTCTACGTCCAACCATTCAGAATCAAATCGATTCAGCttttgagacagagagagagaaacaggaaatccTCTGAGGACCACGAATAAAAACCTGTCCTGACGTCTCTCTGGACCAGAGCGCTGGACTGAAGGACGCGGCCCCCGCAGAGTCACGAGGCTGAAATGGTTAAACCAGAAATAAACTGCGCTCTCACCTGCGCCGTGGCCTGTACGGCCTGAGCAGCAGCCATGGTGATGGCCCCCGCTCCGGCCCCGGGCCCCGCGGGCAGCGAGCTCAGGTTGTAGGAGGCCAGAGGCTGAGACGAGTTGACGCTGTACACGTTGTTGGTGGACGAGGACGTGCTGTTGGTACGACAgcctgcagaggacagaggacacagttaacacacacacagacacgcacgcacacacacacgcacacacacacacacacacagacagacagacagacagacacacacacagagacacagacagacacacacacacacacagacagacacacacacacacacacacacagacagacacacacacacacacacacacacacacacacagagacacagacacagagacacacacacacacagacacagagacacacacagacacacacacacacacacacacacacacacacacacacacacacacacacacacacacagggctgtgGATGTCCAGGTACGTGTGCTCACCTGGAGTGTTCTCCTTGGAGGCGTCTGATGTGAGCGTGGACAGCAGAGCTTCAGACTTGAACTTCTTCTCTGGAACATGTTCTGTCGTGTGGTGAGCTGGAGTGCTGtacttcctctctgctccaacacacacaggacaacacATCATCTCTCTGTCATCACAACTAACCTGAGGGTGTGACAGCATGTGATGCTGAGCGCTGGCTACCTGCTGACCACATGTGATAAACCTCAGCGCATGTGGCAGTATTTATTTAACGAGGCCGCATGTGGCCGATCAGCTGACCGCAGCAGGTCTGGCGGAGACTCAGAGGAGCATGTACTTACTCTCAGTCGTGGTGTGAGAGTGGATGTGGTGGTTGTTGACTGGTTGAGATGGACTGTCCATCTCTAAAGACCCTGAGGAGAcaacaaataaagacaattaAATATACTCCTGAAAAAAGTGCTCATGCTTAAATGATAAAGTAACTCGATATTAATCCTCTTTGAGGACTTCAGAGCACAAAGACTTCACATTAAAAACCTGTCAGGGACTTACGCCTCTCCAGGATCTCGGTGATGCCGGCGTTGTCGGCCTCCAGCTCCATCTTGAACTTGGCCAGTTCCTGGTCCAGTTTACGCAGATGACGGTCCACCTGGAGAACAGGGAAATAAGACAGAAATACAGCCGTCGTCTTGTAAAAGGCTCCTGCAACAATCCAACAAATGGTTTCATCTACTTTCAAAACGTTAAGACAATCAATACAAACTCCAGCTGCTTTGATTAGACCGTTCACGAGACGAGCTGCGTCATCGGCTTCCTGCTGATTTAGATCAACAGTGTTGACATCATTCATTTTACCTTTTAAAGTGACCTCATGAAGCAGTTATCATGTCTGTGACTGCCCTCTGGTGGATGTTGAAGTGAATAACAGCGAAACGTTCATCCTGTAAATGTTCTAAACTTCACTGAAGGCTCTCAGTAAATACTTTTGTTCACTCCCTCTAGATCAACTCAACACgtttatttgattatttagaTCCTCAACAGGTTCCCTCCCTCAGTCCACACGAGGTATTAACTATATATTATTAACTATACTTCAATGATAAGAAGATAAACATCTGACATCCACACAACAGAAGactcaacacacacaatcattcAAAGCAGTCCAGTTCTGCATCTTTTTTAGCTCTCAGGCAtctaaaataatcaataaatgaaacacatcatCCATCACATCACTGGACTGAGCACCTGGACTGAACTGCTCCTTCTTGTGTGTCAATAAATACAATCTGAACATCTGAAACATTTGACTGTTTCCTGCAGTCAAACTGACTGTATTAAAACATGGAGGCACTGAAAACGTAAAATAATGACGCCTGTGTGAAACAATAACAGGTTCAACCTGTTACCTGTTTAACTGGATTTCTGTTGTTACTGAACACTGATTCTACTGACATGAACGGGGCTGACGACGACACATGAACTCCAGGACAGGACGAGTCTTTTACTACTCCGAGCACATGATCTGTAACACATCATTACACACAGCGaagacacatttttctgctttactCACCAGATCAtaaatctgattggccagctgGACTTTCTCATCTGCGTCTTCCAAAGCTTTATAATAATCCTGAAACACAGTTATTACTCATTAAGTCTTTGCTTCACACACCTGTGGAGGAACGGGCTGTTACTCAGGTGAGCTCTGAACAGGATGTCGTCACGTTACACAGACGGTACGAaagcattcagtttttattcactgttaatactgtttcagtttcatgaaTTAGTCCTGAAAGAGCACGTTATGGAAGTGCTGACCCTCACACACTCAGTATCAGGccaacaaacagcagactgtGCCATCAGACAGCGTTTCACACCTTTTTAATGACCTCCATCTGCTCTTCTCTCCACTCTGGTTTGTTCTTCTTTGCATTGACGAAGAACTCAATCACCTTCTGCTCCAGCTGATCTGTGGCATCTGGACGGGACGAAGACACAGAGGACGAGGAAAAAGGTTACTTCATGTCCCGTTCAGTGGAAACCTACATTTGGTTTTAATTCAGAAACACGTTGACAAAGTCCACATGGCAGATATAAATCAATCCTCCACATCAGCCAGTTACAGTTCACATTGATCcagcaacaaaatgtgacaGCAATCATAATGAGTGAATAATAACGGACATAAAGGAACTGCAATCGTGAACGTGCAGTGACGACTCTgcttttttactgtttccacAGGAAACtgaatctttgggttttggacggCTGGTTGAACAAAACATCTGAAGACATCTTCTGTCTCCGAGACACTGAGGTGGACACTTTCCATTTAACAAACAAGTCATTAATCGATCAGAAGTTATCAGTCATCAACAGACcaactgagacagaaaaaaactgaaacagttcattaatcaatcaatgagaaattaatcagcagctatttccataattaattaatattactgaagtaaaaataccaaaaaattCACTTCAGCTATTTAATAAAATCCCTGGAGATAAGAGTTGGCTTTCTTCTCAAACAGCCCACAGacaagcagtgaaaacagacaaacaccagGCCAACATGTCgacagctctgtgtgttgtaTGGACTACTCAGATctgttacttcagtaaaaatacTAATACCACAGTGTTAGTACGCCACAACAAAGagaagtcctgcattcaaaatgctacttcagtaaaaatacTAATACCACAGTGTTAGTACTCCACAACAAAGagaagtcctgcatttaaaatgttacttcagTACCAAGAATAAGCTCTTGCTTCTTTATGTAAACTACTATTGTTTTGTTGGTTACATGTTCAAAAACAAAgcctgcattcattcattcattaaagcAGAAAAGTATTCAATTAATTTTATTCataacattttattgaaaactatgaaaatgtCCATCTCAGCTCCTCAGAGGCCAAAACTAAAAGACTTTCAGCTCACCACGACAGAAAAGTTATGAAGAGTTGAGGAATGATCAAGAATCAACTTGACTAATCGCTTCAGTTTTACAATCCATCAATACAACAAGATTTGCTGCTGCCATTAACCAACATGTGTACATTATTGTGCACGTTTTTGGTACCGACTGCTCCTGGACCCCTGTACGTCCGGGACGTTAAGGCTCTACTTCATGACATTATCTACAAGGGGAAGAATTAACATGGCACCTTCACGGGAGTGTGTAGTTTACTTTCTAGCAGCCGTATCATCTACCTATCTCATAATATAATGTTAATTCGCTCACTTAATAAAGTAGTGCTCTGCTCAACCGGACAAACCAGGTGGCGTTCAGTAAATAAATGCTCCAGTTGTAGCACAGACTGTTAGCCGGCTCAGCTAACTTCATGCTAATTACAGTCTAATGGTGAATAATGCTGCTGCGATGTTTTACCGAAACGTTACAGAGGTGTTCGTCATGCTTGTGCATGATGAACCGTGTGTTAACGCGCGTCCTCCGGGCGTTAACACCGGTGTAATCCGCTCTTAACCGGCGGTGTTGTACGTACTCTGAACCTGCAGGTCCATCTCCCTCATTTCCGTAAACCTGTCGCGGAGATCCATGGGTAGCTGCTCGATCACtgccagaagaagaaaaagcggTTACCATGCTAGCGCGGCTAGGCTAACAGCCGGAGGCGCACAGGCCGAGAAAAAACACTCATTTAATGGACAATAAGCGTCAATGAGGCCTCTAAGGTTTCGTAAGAATCCGATACTCACTTTCGAGATAGTCCTCCAGGTACAACATCGTGATAAATTTGATGGTTTAAGCGTTTTATGAAACAAATTCCTTCTTTCAATATGGCGCCGCCAGCCCCTGTTTCGCTCACAAAAACATAGCCCGAAAAATTGAGGTCAGAGACTGTGACGCAAACAGCCGCCTgtgttgtgattggtttaaataTACGCGGGCGTTGATTTGCGTTCTCACGACAGACGCCTTGTGGGAGTTGTAGTAAAATACATGCTTAGATTCTTTCTCCTCGgtgaattattttttattttagtgttatTTCCCATCTTTATATAAGAGTCAAACATTACTGACCAATTTATATTACATATTAAGTAAACAAGTCCTATGAGTAGCAAAACAGAACATGGGGTGCTTCTAAAGATGAGCCAAAAGACTTCTGttaaatgaatgttaatgattaaaaaaaaaaaaacaaattctgaagaattcaagatttaaaaaactctgaaatattttgttctTATTCTGTCAAGAAGAACGTAAATCAGAATTCTCaaacttttcagttttataaTTTCCTGTGTTAATTTTTTTACACAGGTCAACATTTACAAAATTAATAACTTTCTATTGTTGAAATTAGTTGTATGGACTCGCTGAAAAGTTTGTTACATAaagtttttttaataaaaaaaattactttacACAAATTTAGCCTCTGTGACTTTTGGAATGACAATAAGATCTGAGTATCTGATAAACTGCTTGATGAGAAAAACTCTGCTCCCCTTTAATGACCTCAAAGACTTGCATCCAACGACAAACAAGTCTGTTCAAATTACAATTTAACACAAGAATTCAATCCAATATTTAAAGGGccttgaaaaaatgtgaaactgacTCACACCGAGTATTTAGTGACTGTTCCTTCTGCTTCTCCCTGTAGTTCTGGACCTGAGTGCAGAAAACTCACCTGGAGTTtaagtctatcttatcttatcttatcttatcttatctcaaaTAATATCTATCTAAGAAGAAGAAGTCTTTCACATACTGTATCGGCGTAGTTTCAGTCCACAGGCGTTCATTTATCAGTTGATTGGTGTccgcatacttttggccacatccttCATCTATAGACATACAAAATGTTGACAGTATGTGGACAGAAAACCCTAGCTATCTAAGAAGAATTACGTTATTAATCCCTTTTATCAATCCAttacacacgcgcgcgcgcgcgcacacacacaggggcagAAGTTAACTGTCGCAGTTCGTGTCCATtgacgcgcgcgcacacaccgCCGCCCTCGTGACGCGCTGCCGGCAGAGGCCTCCATGTGTCCGTGCggttttcctctgcagcttcatcCTCTTCAACACAACACTCCCAGCCTGCTGGCCTGCTGACCCCGCGGCTCAGCGACTGGAGGCGGACACattcctctgtcctcccccaGGACTCGCTGACTGccggggggagggaggaggaggctgccgccgctgctgcacGCATTTAATtagtgaggaagaagaagaagctgcaggacgGGTCGGGACAGAGAACCGCCCCCCTCCAGGCTGCTCCGGGCTCCGGCTACAGCTGCAGCCAACACTCCGGACTCCAGCTCGACCGTTTGGACTTTTAACGCAGCGGAGAGAAAGTTTACGCATCAAAGTTTGATTCCGGAGCGCGCTGAAGAGGATTCAAAGCAGACTGGATGCTGGGACGTTTTCTTGGTTTTAAATTGGTATTTTCAGCTTTGGAGTTTCGGCATGAAGTTTTTGGATCACATAACAAATGTACTGTGGCCTAAATGCGTGAGTCCGTGTAGAAACACGCTTTAAACCGACCCGTGCTGTGCATGTTTTCGGTGGTGTCCCGCTAAGTGAGCGATGATTGATTTGGAAATGTCAGCGCCGCCGCTGCGCGCAGCTCCGCACACTCCATCACCCCGGCGGGGCTGAGGGAAAGTAAGAAACCACCTGTTGTGAACGTTTCCTGGAGCTTCTCACGGATAAACCCGAGCTGCTAAAACAAGACGCCGGAAAGAGCCGAAAGAGAGACGCACCGAGAGCGGAATGCGGGTTTTACGCACGGAGCAGACGCAGTTTCTGAGAAGAGGCTCCTCTCTAATGAGCGATAATCTCCACAGACGTCCCTCCAGCCTccgtgttgtgtgtttgcagtgagcATGTTGCCATGGTGCCCCGGGCTCAGATGAGCAGGACGGCGGAGCTCCGGTCGGGATGGCTCGGGAGGACGCGGTGAGGTGTCTGCGCTGTCTGCTGTACGCGCTCAACCTGCTGTTCTGGGTGAGAGGAGCCGCTGGTCCGAGCAGACTGACAGAATGGAACATGCAGTCAGGGCTTAGACTGTACTCTGATAGTTTATCGATCAATAATCGATCATGACAGGACAAAATTAATATGGTAACAAACAGCTTGTCAGTTCTTATAACACGTGGAGTACCAGGTCACGTGAAAACAACAAGTTCACATTTTCCACAGGTGAAAAGATTTCACATCTGATTTTTCACATGTGATGTTTATCAGCTTTCATCTGTAGAAATGTCAGATAAAGGTacatgttcagtgtttcatATGTGATAATATGTGAATTTGAGAGATTTCACATGTATCATGTCACTGAATGTAACACGCTGTTTCACATGTGATAAATGGACATACTGACACTGAGAAACCAAGTTGGAATataacaaacagacacatgatgtTTACATACACAGTCACATGGAATATGCTGACATTTTTCAGATGTGAAATATAAATTAATAACATGTCACAtgtgattttcagctgtttgtgaaaatgttcatgtcATAATTTTATATTAATGTGTTTGAAGTGATGAGCTGCACCTGTAAACAACATTTGACAACATGTCGTAAGTTGCACTCAGCTATCTCCAGCAGTTTGTGCACACATagttatggccaaaagtatgtggacacaaAGTACTAGCTGTTTAGGAGTTTGTTgccacatacttttggccatatagcCTATTTAAATGGAAGAGTTTCACATTACTCACGTGAAATCATTCCATGTAATGATTTCCCACACAGACATGTGATTTATCACACATGAAGCAGTTTTTGATGATTTCAAGAATCAACTCAGATAAAAGTGGAATGTTTTAACTATAGAGGTGAAAATGAATTTGACCTATGAAGTGAGTTTAGCTGTCAGATAACTGTATTAACATGACTTTAAGTATAAAGATATATAATGTAGCATCAAATggaagggaaaaaataaaaagtacgATCACAGtaactgagtaaatgtactccaGATAAGTAAAATCCAGATGTGACGACAGTCAGCCGTGTTTAATATAAAAAGCCTAAATGAAGAGTTACTGTATATCAAAGTGAAGAGTTCCCTCCATCATTCAGCTCCAACATGTTTGTAGTGAAAGTTTGCAGTGAAACTAGGCCACCGGCCATCTCACACAGCATGTTTCACATTCTGAGATGTTATTTGTAGGCAGCAGAAACTGAtccatgtgtgtttatgtgtgtgtgtgtgtgtgtgtgtccagctgatGTCAGCATGTGTGCTGGGAGTGGCAGCGTGGATCAGAGACTCCCTGAACACCGTCCTGACCCTGACAGCACACACCAGGTGAGTCttacacagacagactgagctCAGGTAACACAGTCAGACCCACGAGGAGTCTGTGGTTTCAGTCTGCTTCACCTGAACCAGCTGACAAAAGCTTCACTGCCTTCTGGATGTCTGTCCCAAATCTttgagtctctgtgtgtctttgtgtctctttgtctttgtgtctctgagtCTTTGTGTCGCTgagtctctttgtctttgtgtctcttcgtctttgtgtctctgtgtctcgtcgtctttgtgtctctttgtctttgtgtctctgtgtctttgtgtctctgagtctctgtgtctctgtctttgtgtctcttcgtctctgtctctgtgtcattgtgtctcttcgtctctgtctctgagtctttgtgtctctgagtctctgtgtctcttcGTCTTTGTGTCTCTTCGTCGCcttcagataaatgtaatggagtaaaaaatacagtatttccctGTGAGATGCAGTGGAGTGGAACCTGAAACGAGAGGCTgagctggactttgtgtttctgtgggtcTGCAGGTTGGAGGAAGCAGCCGTCCTCACATATTCTCCAGCTGTTCACCCCGTCATCATCGCCGTGTGCTGCTTCCTCATCATCGTGGCCATGGTGGGATACTGTGGCACGCTCCGATgtaacctgctgctgctgtcctgggTACGTTTATATACCGGTATATATATACCGGCTCATATGACAGcgtgtgttacagtgtgtttcagtgtgttacagagtgtgttacagtgtgtgttacagagtgtgttacagagtgtgttacagagttcagtgtgtgttacagtgtgtgttacagagtgtgttacagagtgtgttacagtgtgtgtttcagtgtgtgtttcagtgtgtgttacagtgtgttacagtgtgtttcagtgtgtgttacagtgtgtttcagtgtgttacagagtgtgttacagtgtgtttcagtgtgttacaGAGTGTGTTACggagttcagtgtgtgttacagtgtgtgttacagtgtgtgttacagtgtgttacagtgtgttacagtgtgtttcagtgtgctacagtgtgtgtcacagtgtgtttcagtgtgttacagtgtgtttcagtgtgttacagtgtgttacagtgtgtttcagtgtgtgttacagtgtgttacagtgtgtttcagtgtgtgttacagtgtgtttcagtgtgttacagtgtgtttcagtgtgtgtttcagtgtgtgttacagtgtgttacagtgtgtttcagtgtgtgttacagtgtgtttcagtgtgttacagtgtgtttcagtgtgttacagagtgtgttacagtgtgtttcagtgtgttacagagtgtgttacagtgtgtttcagtgtgtgttacagtgtgttacagtgtgtttcagtgtgtgttacagtgtgtttcagtgtgttacagtgtgtttcagtgtgtgtttcagtgtgttacagtgtgtttcagtgtgttacagtgtgtttcagtttgtttcagtgtgtttgagtgtgttacagtgtgtttcagtgtgtttcagtgtgtttcagtgttacagtcatgtgatgtgatgatgctggaacacctctctgtgtgtttcagtgtgtgtcacagtgtgttacagtgtgtttcagtgttacGGTCATGTGATGATGCTGGaacacctctctgtgtgtgtttcagtatttCTGCAGTCTGTTGGTGATCTTCTGTGTGGAGCTGGCGAGCGCCGTGTGGACGTACGACGAGGTGAGAGGACTCAACACTTTggatatatattatttatatttatataacaACATGGTTTGCTGTTTGATCCACTTgttcttttcttgtttcttatAAAGTCACAGATGTCACATATATAACTCGACTGACAGTGGTGTCATCCTCTGTCGtcgtttttattttcttaaagtaaaaatgtgaatgtttagTGAAGATCTGATCTAGATCTGATCCACCTCTGGACGTCtcaaaccagccaatcagaacggAGGTAGTGAGCAGCTGTTAAGTTACCAACAGGTCTCAGTTCTAAGAATAACCAGAAATGTCAGAGACTCgctgctgctctcagatcagctCCAGTTTCAGCTGCGCACAGCTACACAACTACACAACTGCTGCACACAGCTACACAactacacaca
This region of Chelmon rostratus isolate fCheRos1 chromosome 22, fCheRos1.pri, whole genome shotgun sequence genomic DNA includes:
- the ing3 gene encoding inhibitor of growth protein 3, coding for MLYLEDYLEMIEQLPMDLRDRFTEMREMDLQVQNATDQLEQKVIEFFVNAKKNKPEWREEQMEVIKKDYYKALEDADEKVQLANQIYDLVDRHLRKLDQELAKFKMELEADNAGITEILERRSLEMDSPSQPVNNHHIHSHTTTEKRKYSTPAHHTTEHVPEKKFKSEALLSTLTSDASKENTPGCRTNSTSSSTNNVYSVNSSQPLASYNLSSLPAGPGAGAGAITMAAAQAVQATAQMKEGRRTSSLKASYEAIKNNDFQLGREFALSRDNTGYSSSALASTLTQTLTPTTASDTRGRKSKSGIKSSNHQSSSSSSSSSLSSCSSSSALAQELSQQASALPEVEANSQVDWTYDPNEPRYCICNQVSYGEMVGCDNTDCPIEWFHYGCVGLTEAPKGKWYCPQCTAAMKRRGSRHK